The sequence TCCCGCCGAGGATCGCCCAGTCCATGCCCCAGGGCCGGGCGACCACGGTCAGCACAGCGGCGCCGATCAGCAGCCCGTAGGCGATGACCCCGACCGGATGAGGCGGCGGGACGCCCTTCCCGCCACCGCCCGCGGTGTCCTGGCTGCCCTGGTCCGACAGGACGAAGTAGCCGACCTGGCAGCAGGCGGCGGCGAGGGCGAGCAGCAGTCCGACGGCGTCGAAACTCAGTCCGGACCACACCTCGACGACGCAGGCCAGACCGCCGACCGCGAGGATCACGCCGAGCGCGGCGGCCCGGGTGACGGGTCTGCGCTGGACGAAGCGGACCCAGCCGAGAACCAGCGCCGGGGCCAGGTACTCGACCAGGAGCGCCACACCGACGGGGATGCGGGAGATCGCGGCGAAGTAGAAGGCCTGGACACCGGCGACGGCGAAGAGGCCGAACCCGGCCAGCAGAGCGGGCCGTTCACGCACGAGGTTCCGGTGGCGCCAGGCGACCGGCAGCATGACGAGTGCGGCGCCGGCCACCCGTAGCCACACCACATGCAGCGGGTCGAGCCCGGCCTCGATCAGCGGCTTGGCCGCCACCCCTGAACCACCGAATGCGAGGGCCGAGGCAAGGGCTAGTCCCAGGCCGGCGCTTCTCCCCTGAGACGCGTGCATCGGCACATCATGACAGTTGCGATCAGCACCGTCACCCCTGTCACACCTGTCGAGACGCCTCGGCCGTCCGTTCCGCCGCGCGGGCCGCCAGCCACGCCGCGTCCACA is a genomic window of Streptomyces sp. NBC_01237 containing:
- a CDS encoding EamA family transporter, with amino-acid sequence MHASQGRSAGLGLALASALAFGGSGVAAKPLIEAGLDPLHVVWLRVAGAALVMLPVAWRHRNLVRERPALLAGFGLFAVAGVQAFYFAAISRIPVGVALLVEYLAPALVLGWVRFVQRRPVTRAAALGVILAVGGLACVVEVWSGLSFDAVGLLLALAAACCQVGYFVLSDQGSQDTAGGGGKGVPPPHPVGVIAYGLLIGAAVLTVVARPWGMDWAILGGTADMNGNAVPAWLLIGWIVLLATVLAYVTGVISVRLLSPQVAGVVACLEAVIATVLAWVLLGEHLSAPQLIGGAVVLIGAFIAQSSAPKPPSGPVAPALAPPEGAVGGTAEGELSVGRTSP